A segment of the Candidatus Methylarchaceae archaeon HK02M2 genome:
GAACTGGGGAGTTTTGCTTTGTCTTCTTCATCAACCTTCTTTTTAGCGCAGATGGTTTTATCGACCCCATAGATTACTCAAATCCACCTTATCTTGAAATCTCTTTTTGGTTGTTGAATCTCTCTCAATATTCCCTTTAGCTCTTCATCTGAGATAGCCCTATTAATATCTAATTCGGAGACAATCTTAATGACATAATTTTCTGCTATATCAGCCAATTCTGGATTTACCATCCTGATGTTCGCCAACCTCAAGCGTGCTTTTGATGTGAGCAGAGTCCTTAGCAATGTTTCTTTCATAATTTTCTTTTTCTTAGCTTCTTCAAGTTGAGCTTCATCACCAGTTTTAATGTTTTCAGCCATCTTCACCACCTCATGTATACTTAGCTAGAGAAGGGTCCACTTTGACAATCTCCTTAAAGATTTCTGTGCTAAGCCTATCCAATAATGCTCTTCCTTGACTCGTTACTATGCGACCTTTGTCCCCATGTTTTTTAACAAGATCGGATGCCTCCAACTGATGTAAAGCCTTTCTTATTGCTGAGCCTCCTCCATTTCTATGGTGAGAAGGATAGTATTTGACACTTTTCCTCCCTCCATACATCGACCTCAGTTCGCTCAGTCCTATAGGACCATGTATGTAGACCTTGCGTAATAATGAGGCGCAACGAGTATACCACCAATTCTTATCCT
Coding sequences within it:
- a CDS encoding DNA-binding protein — encoded protein: MAENIKTGDEAQLEEAKKKKIMKETLLRTLLTSKARLRLANIRMVNPELADIAENYVIKIVSELDINRAISDEELKGILREIQQPKRDFKIRWI
- a CDS encoding 30S ribosomal protein S19e, giving the protein MVVVYDVPQDMLIKRLSEELKRRYSQVSPPAWAIYVKSGSHVERQPQDKNWWYTRCASLLRKVYIHGPIGLSELRSMYGGRKSVKYYPSHHRNGGGSAIRKALHQLEASDLVKKHGDKGRIVTSQGRALLDRLSTEIFKEIVKVDPSLAKYT